The genomic DNA CCACAATGGCAAGCATCTGACGATGCAGGTAAAACAGATGGCTGCGGCCTGATTTATGCGGAATTCCTGAATGGCAATGGGTTTCATCAAGAGGATCTTCACCTTCGGCAAGGGCGCGGTGGAGGAAACGAAGCCGCCGGAAGGTGTACCGGAGGAGACGATCGTCTCTGCGCCCGAAGTCGAGGCGCAGCCGGAGCCGAGCTCCGAGGCGGTCGAACCGCCTGCCGCCGTTGCCGAGGCAGAGATCGTCGAAGAGAGCCCGGAAACCGCCTTCGAACCACCTGTCGACATCGAGACCCTGCCGTTGTCCGACGACGATCCGGTGCTTGGGGCCGAGATCGAGACGGCCGGTGGCCCGGCCTCCGACGACGCCGAAGAGCTGGCGCGCGACGAAGCCGCCCCGGTCGAAGCTGTGGTAACGCCGGCCGAGACTGAAGCCGCGATACCCCCCTCTGTCCCTTCGGGACATCTCCCCCACAAGGCGGGAGAGCAGACGGAGACCAAGGCCACAGCTGAGGAAGCAACAGCTGCCACCGAGACTGCGGCGCCTGTTGCGCACAAGGCGCCTGCTCCCTCCGATGAGATCATCGTAGCCTCCCGCGAGGCCGAAATCGTCGAGAGAATCGAAGAAGCTGCTGACGATGCCGAACCCACGGCAAGCGACGTCACGACTGCCGAAGCAGACGAGGTCACGCCAACCGAAACGCTTGCTTCCGAACTCGAGAGCGAGCCCAGCGTGATCTCCGCCCCTGTGGGGGAGATGCCCGGCAGGGCAGACGGGGGTGAAGCCGCAGCCCTCCGCGAAAGCATCGAGACCGCAGAAGCCAACGCAGCAGAAGCCGCCACCGACGTCGCGCCGACCGAGACAGCAGAGGCCGAGCCCACCGCTACGCCCGCTTTGCCCAAGGGCTTCTCCGCCACCGAGCGCAAGCCCAAGGAAGAACCCGTCGCCGCGCCGAAGGAAAAGCTCAGCTGGTACCAGCGCCTGCGCCGCGGCCTCGCGCGCACCTCATCGCAACTGACCGGCCAGATCGCCAGCCTGTTTACCAAGCGCAAGCTCGACGAAGCGACGCTGCAGGATCTCGAAGACCTGTTGATCCAGGCCGACCTCGGCGTCGAAACGGCGATGCGCATCACCGACACGCTCGCCTCGGAACGCTACGGCAAGGATGTCTCGGGCGAGGACGTGTCGCGCATCATGGCCGGCGAGATCACCAAGGTGCTTTCGCCCGTCGCCAAGCCGCTGGAACTCGATCTCAGCCACAAGCCGCACGTGATCCTGGTGGTCGGCGTCAACGGCACCGGCAAGACCACGACGATCGGCAAGCTCGCCGCCAAGCTTTCCGGCGCGGGCCTGAAAGTCATGCTCGCCGCCGGTGACACCTTCCGGGCCGCGGCAATCGAGCAGCTGAAGATCTGGGCCGAGCGCACCAACTCAGAAATCGTCTCGTCCAAACTCGGCGCCGATGCCGCTGGCCTTGCCTATGAGGCTTTCCAGCAGGCGCGCGAGAAGAAGTCCGACGTCCTGATCATCGACACCGCCGGCCGCCTGCAGAACAAGGCGGAACTGATGGCCGAACTCGAAAAGATCGTGCGCGTGCTCGGCAAGCTCGATCCGGATGCACCGCACACCGTGCTGCAGACGCTCGACGCCACCACCGGCCAGAACGCGCTGCAGCAGGTCGAGATCTTCCGCAACGTCGCCGGCGTCAGCGGGTTGATCATGACCAAGCTCGACGGCACGGCGCGCGGCGGCATCCTCGTCGCCATCTCCGCCAAGCACAAGTTGCCGGTCTATTTCATCGGCGTCGGCGAAGGGATCGACGATCTCGAGCCGTTCGAAGCCAAGGATTTTGCCGAGGCGATCGCCGGCGTTGCCGCCTGACGGGACGATCGGGCCTGCGCGTAGTTACGCCGGCCCGTTGCCTTGATATGGTTTTGCCGCAAAGCTGGTGTTATGAGCAGCAGGTACATGCAGAAACAGGACCCCCAGATGTCGTCGATCGAGGCTGCCAAGCCGCAGAAGGAAGTCAGCCCCTTGCTCAAGTTGGTGCTGGAGCTTGGGCCGCTGATGGTCTTCTTCTTTGCCAATTCGCGTGGCGAATGGTTGGCCGGGCATTTTCCGGCGCTCGCCGAACTCGGCGGTCCGATCTTCATCGCCACCGGCCTGTTTATGGCCGCGACCGCAATCGCGCTTGCCGTCTCCTGGGTGCTGACCCGCACCCTGCCGATGATGCCGCTGATTTCGGGCATCGTCGTCTTCGTCTTCGGCGCGCTGACGCTCTGGCTGCAGAACGACACCTTCATCAAGATGAAGCCGACGATCGTCAACACGCTGTTCGGCACGATCCTGCTCGGCGGCCTGCTGTTCGGCAAGTCGCTGCTCGGCTACGTCTTCCACTCCGCCTTCAAGCTGGATGAGGCCGGCTGGCGCAAGCTGACGCTGCGCTGGGGCCTGTTCTTCCTGGTCCTCGCCGTGCTCAACGAAGTGGTCTGGCGCTCGTTCACGACCGATTTCTGGGTCGCCTTCAAGGTCTGGGGCACGATGCCGATCACCATTCTCTTTACGCTCGCCCAGATGCCGCTGATCATGAAACACTCGCTTGACCAGGAGAACGCCGAGTGAGCACGATGCTCGAGGAGAATGACAGCCGCAACCGGCACGCACTCCTCTGGCTCGCCGCCTGTTTTGCTGTTCTCATCATCCAGATGGTCACCCAACATCTGATGGGTCGCCTCTGGATCTGCGAATGCGGCTACGTCAAACTGTTCGAGCCCGTGGTCAAATCCAGCGGCAACTCGCAGCATATCGCCGACTGGTACACACCGTCGCACATCATCCACGGCTTCCTGTTCTACGGCCTCGGCCATCTGCTCCTGCGCGGCAAGCCGCTGACGGCAAAGCTCTTCCTTGGGACCGTGATCGAATCCGCCTGGGAGATCGCCGAAAACACGCCGATGGTGATCAACCGCTACCGCTCGGCAACGATTTCGCTCGACTATTTCGGCGACAGCATCTTGAATTCGACGATGGATACACTGGCCATGGCCGCCGGCTTCCTGTTTGCCGCCCGCATGCCCGTCTGGCTGACCGTAACGGTCGCCATCGTCTTCGAGCTCTTCACCGGCTGGCTGATCCGCGACAATCTCACGCTCAACGTACTGATGCTCGTCTGGCCGCTTGATGCGGTCAGGGACTGGCAGGCGGGGATTTAAGCGGGCTTCGGTCGCCGTCGCAGCCCCTCATCCCGCATCCGCGACCTTCTCCGGCAGATGGGGCGAAGGGACTTGAGGCACTCACTTCATTCCACGACTGCCCGGCAGGGAAGGCACGGTTTTACGCCGTCGATGCGATGCGAGAGTTTAGGGCAACCGAGCGCTACGTGTCTTCTTCGCCCCGCTTGCGGGCAGAAGGAGCCGGCAGGCGGATGAGGAGCAAATCCCTCCCATCCGAATGAGAGCTAATGCCGGGAGCGGTTACGAACCCGCAGTCGCCTTTTCGATCGCCGGCAGCAGACCCGTCTTCACGCTGTTTTCGTCGAACGGGCCGACGCGCTTGTAGAGGATCGTGCCGTCAGCGCCGACGAGATAGGATTCCGGAATACCGTAGACGCCCCAATCGATCGCCGCCTTGCCGCGCGGGTCGACGCCGATGGCGGAGAAGGGATTGCCGAGTTCGCCGAGAAACCTGAGCGCGTTTTCGTTCTGGTCCTTGTAGTTGATACCGACGACGGTCAGCCGCGGATCCTTCGACAGTTCCAGGATGAAGGGATGCTCCTGCCGGCAAGGCACGCACCAGGAGGCCCAGATGTTGACGAGCGTCAGCTTGCCCTTGATCGCCGCATCGGTCAAAGCCGGCATCGGGTGGCCATCGCGCGTCGCACCTTCGAGCGCCGGCATGTCGAGTTTCGGCGCCTTGGTGCCGATCAGCGCGGAGGGGATTTCGCTCACGTCCTTGCCGGAATTGAGCTGGCTCCAGAAGATCGCCGCAAGCCCGGCGAAGATGACGAGCGGCAGCGCCGCCAGCACGAAACGCATGGGGCCGGGTTTGCGCTCCTCGTTACCCGGAGCGGGTGCGCTGCTCATCGTGTTTCTCCGAAAGCCGGTTCGGCCGAGCGCCGGCGGATGCCTGCGGCTTCGAGTTCGGTGAGTTCACGCCGGCGGGCACGACCGTCGAGCACGACCCAGGCAATCAGACCGAGGACCGTCAGCGTGGCTATTCCATAGCTCGTGAAAACGTAGGCGGCGTGGCTCATCATTGTGCGCGGGCTCCCCGTCCGGCAGCACGGGCCGCAAGGCGCCTGAGCGCCGTGACGCGCCGGCGCAGGATTTCGTTGCGCATGGCGGCGATGTGCAGCGTGAAGAACAGCAGCGTGAAGGCTATCGCCATCACGATCAGTGGCCACAGGAACTCCGGATCGATCGTCGGTCCGTCGAGCCGCATGACGCTCGCCGGCTGATGCAGCGTGTTCCACCACTCGACCGAGAACTTGATGATCGGGATGTTGACGAAGCCGACGAGAACCAGAATGGCCGAAACCTTGGAGGACCGCGCCGGATCGTCGATCGCGCGGTTGAGCGCCATCAGTCCGAGATACATCAGGAACAGCACGAAGACCGAGGTCAGCCGCGCATCCCAGACCCACCAGGTGCCCCACATCGGCTTGCCCCAGAGCGAGCCGGTGACGAGCGCCAGGAAGGTGAAACAGGCGCCGATCGGGGCTGCCGCGCGCGAGGAGACGTCGGCAAGCGGATGGCGCCAGACGAGCGTACCGAGAGCTGCCAAGGCCATCACCGAATAGCACATCATCGACAGCCAGGCCGCGGGCACGTGCACATACATGATGCGCACCGTTTCGCCCTGCTGGTAATCGCCTTCCGTCGTGAAGGAAAGCCAGACGCCGGCAACGAAGAACAGCGCCGTCAGCCCGGAAAGCCAGGGCAACAAACGGTCGGCCAGCGCCAGGAACCGCGTCGGGTTGGCGAGATCGCTGAATTTGCGGATGGCCAGGCTGTTTTCGCTCATGGTCGCTCTTTAGCGCTTAAGGCGCCCGCCTGCAATTGATCCGCGTCAATCGCCCGATCACGATCGAGTTGGAACGCGGATCATAAATGTTATCGATCTGAACAGCTTAGCGACAAATCCATGGGAATGCCGCAAACACTTTCGCCCGTTCTGGCCCGATTGCGTCAATCGGACGCGTGCCGAAGTGCTG from Ensifer adhaerens includes the following:
- the ftsY gene encoding signal recognition particle-docking protein FtsY; translation: MAMGFIKRIFTFGKGAVEETKPPEGVPEETIVSAPEVEAQPEPSSEAVEPPAAVAEAEIVEESPETAFEPPVDIETLPLSDDDPVLGAEIETAGGPASDDAEELARDEAAPVEAVVTPAETEAAIPPSVPSGHLPHKAGEQTETKATAEEATAATETAAPVAHKAPAPSDEIIVASREAEIVERIEEAADDAEPTASDVTTAEADEVTPTETLASELESEPSVISAPVGEMPGRADGGEAAALRESIETAEANAAEAATDVAPTETAEAEPTATPALPKGFSATERKPKEEPVAAPKEKLSWYQRLRRGLARTSSQLTGQIASLFTKRKLDEATLQDLEDLLIQADLGVETAMRITDTLASERYGKDVSGEDVSRIMAGEITKVLSPVAKPLELDLSHKPHVILVVGVNGTGKTTTIGKLAAKLSGAGLKVMLAAGDTFRAAAIEQLKIWAERTNSEIVSSKLGADAAGLAYEAFQQAREKKSDVLIIDTAGRLQNKAELMAELEKIVRVLGKLDPDAPHTVLQTLDATTGQNALQQVEIFRNVAGVSGLIMTKLDGTARGGILVAISAKHKLPVYFIGVGEGIDDLEPFEAKDFAEAIAGVAA
- a CDS encoding heme ABC transporter permease translates to MSENSLAIRKFSDLANPTRFLALADRLLPWLSGLTALFFVAGVWLSFTTEGDYQQGETVRIMYVHVPAAWLSMMCYSVMALAALGTLVWRHPLADVSSRAAAPIGACFTFLALVTGSLWGKPMWGTWWVWDARLTSVFVLFLMYLGLMALNRAIDDPARSSKVSAILVLVGFVNIPIIKFSVEWWNTLHQPASVMRLDGPTIDPEFLWPLIVMAIAFTLLFFTLHIAAMRNEILRRRVTALRRLAARAAGRGARAQ
- a CDS encoding DsbE family thiol:disulfide interchange protein: MSSAPAPGNEERKPGPMRFVLAALPLVIFAGLAAIFWSQLNSGKDVSEIPSALIGTKAPKLDMPALEGATRDGHPMPALTDAAIKGKLTLVNIWASWCVPCRQEHPFILELSKDPRLTVVGINYKDQNENALRFLGELGNPFSAIGVDPRGKAAIDWGVYGIPESYLVGADGTILYKRVGPFDENSVKTGLLPAIEKATAGS
- the ccmD gene encoding heme exporter protein CcmD gives rise to the protein MMSHAAYVFTSYGIATLTVLGLIAWVVLDGRARRRELTELEAAGIRRRSAEPAFGETR
- a CDS encoding DUF2585 domain-containing protein translates to MLEENDSRNRHALLWLAACFAVLIIQMVTQHLMGRLWICECGYVKLFEPVVKSSGNSQHIADWYTPSHIIHGFLFYGLGHLLLRGKPLTAKLFLGTVIESAWEIAENTPMVINRYRSATISLDYFGDSILNSTMDTLAMAAGFLFAARMPVWLTVTVAIVFELFTGWLIRDNLTLNVLMLVWPLDAVRDWQAGI
- a CDS encoding septation protein A encodes the protein MSSIEAAKPQKEVSPLLKLVLELGPLMVFFFANSRGEWLAGHFPALAELGGPIFIATGLFMAATAIALAVSWVLTRTLPMMPLISGIVVFVFGALTLWLQNDTFIKMKPTIVNTLFGTILLGGLLFGKSLLGYVFHSAFKLDEAGWRKLTLRWGLFFLVLAVLNEVVWRSFTTDFWVAFKVWGTMPITILFTLAQMPLIMKHSLDQENAE